The nucleotide window AATGTAAGTTTATGAACCGAACCGTTAAATCTCTAAAATTCTTGTTTAAATATCATCTGCATGTGCAAATATATAATTTAGTTggaaagtctttttttttttttttttaaacgaaATTGAAAGTCATTTGGGTCTCAAAATATGTCAAACAAGGCAAccgtttttttcttcttggtacACACAAGTTAACAATTTTGATTGCTAGCAATTTCATTTTGGTATAAACCATCCATTTAACCAATGTACGTACTTTTCGAAAAAGCACAACATTGTATGATGCATTGACAAAGTTCTTGGTGTTTTTTTGTTCTGCCAGAAAATAAGTTCTTGGTTTCTGGTAGAGAGATCAAGAGCAAGCTCCTTTTGCATTTCTGTCACAATTCACAAAGCAGCAATAGGAACATGCATGGTTGATGAGTTTCAACAACTTATTACCCCATTTAACGCACACAAGTGCTGAACCACAAGTCAACCTTATTGACCTGAAATGGTACATAACGTGCACTTCATTATTTCTCTTCTAGTCTTCAGTCACTTTATGACAGAGCATCTTAAACCATACACTGACAGGTGACAAAGCCCGCATAAAAGACTCCCAAAGCCCcacgtcctcttcttcttcttcttcctcctcctcctcctcctcctcctcctgattctcctctcaccaacaacaatgTCGATCTCCGGCGACCAAacccaccgccaccctcacctCCTAGTCTACCCTTACCCTGCACAAGGCCACATGCTACCACTCCTCGACCTAACCAACCAACTAGCCCTCCGCGCCCTCACCATAACAATCGTCATCACCCCCAAAAACCTCCCAACCCTCACACCACTCCTCTCCGCCCACCCCTCTATCCAGACCCTCGTCCTCCCATTTCCTTCACACCCCAAAATACCCCCCGGCGTCGAAAACGTCAAGGACATCGGCACCCACGGCAACCTTGCGGTCATCAACGCCCTCGCCAACCTCCACGACCCGATCATCCAGTGGTTCAAGTCCCACCCTAACCCCCCTGTTGCTCTTATCTCAGACTTCTTTCTTGGCTACACTCTCCGCCTCGCCGACCACCTCAAAATCCCGAGAATAACCTTCTTCTCGTCCGGAGCTTTCTTGGCCTCGATTCAAGAGTACTGTTGGCGAAACCTAGATCTGGTCCAGTCGTCGTCGGTTATTGACTTCCCCTATGTTCCTCGGTCGCCCTCGTTGAAAAAGGAGCACGTGCCGTCGATTGTGTTGGCTCACAGAGGAACGGATCCCGAGTCTGAGCTTTTGACGGTTTCCATGCTTGCCAATACCGACAGTTGGGGCTGTGTTTTCAATACCTTTCAGGACTTGGAGGGTGAGTATTTGGATCACTTGAAGAGAAGAATGGGCCACAACCGGGTTTACAGTGTCGGCCCATTGAGTCTGATTGGTGCCGGAGATGGTGGTCTGGATCAGGGAAACCTGGACACGGGTTCCGGTGGCGATTTAATGGCGTGGCTTGACCGGTGTCCCGATGGGTCTGTGCTGTACGTTTGTTTTGGGAGTCAAAAATTGTTGAATAGTAAACAAATGGAGGCGTTGGCTAGTGGGCTCGAGCGGAGCGGGGTGAGATTTGTGTGGGCTGTGAAAACGGGCTCAGCCCAAGAAGCAAAGGACGGGTACGGTGTTGTGCCCGAGGGGTTTGAGGAGCGGGTTGCCGGTCGGGGATGGCTGGTGAAAGGTTGGGCGCCGCAGGTGTTGATATTGGGTCACCGGGCCATGGGCGGATTCGTGAGCCATTGCGGGTGGAACTCGGTGCTCGAAGCGATAGTGGGTGGGGTTTTGATATTGGGCTGGCCCATGGAGGCGGACCAGTTTGTGAATGTCAAGCTGTTGGTGGAGGACATGGGTGTGGCCGTACAAGTGTGCGAGGTTGCGAGTGGTGTACCCGACCCGGCCCAATTAGGAAAGGTGATTGCCGAGTCACTAAGTGGCGACTCGGCTGAAAAAGTGAGAGCAAAGGAGCTGAGGGACAAGGCATTTGCGGCTGTGAGAGATGGTGGGAGCTCTTCAAATGATTTGGATGAGCTTGTGAAAGAGTTGAGCCAACTTTGAGTGGCAGTGTGATTGTATGATTACCAATTCTTAATTTGAGAAGCAttgttcttaatttcttattatGTTATATACGTAGCTTAATGGTGTTTGGTTTTGCAAAGCAAAATAAAATCATGGTTAGAACAATGCCAACTACCAGTAATATGCTCCAAAAATTACATAACCTCCTCAAGCATTTTGGCCGTTGTTCTAATGCAATTAACTTCTATTTAAAGAGTCATCATGTCATTCTTAAAGATTTAAGAGGCTCAATTACTTTCAATATAATATATACTAGAAACTGCTCCAAGTGTGGAGAAATGGGTGTCTACCAGTCTAGATTCTAGAAGTAAGTAGttagtttctgaaaaataataaagcttcttttttattatttacagaagttttgatttttctatCCCTAACTATTAGATATATGGATAAAATTATCTGAGGGTATAAAAGTTAGAAAAAATTTAGTTTTAGCTAACAAAGCTTATTATCtaaaaaaattgttttattttattattattattattattttatctcAAGAGCTCGTACGTTAATGTGGCTATGTTTATAAGCATAGAATAATACAAAGAATACTACTTTATTAAGACATTGGTAGCGTAGAGTAGTCTAAGGTAACAAAATCTCTTTGCCTTGTAGGCAACCTCTTCGACCTGAATCCAAATGTCGAGCACACCATTGTGGTATGTTGAAACCAAATACTTCTACAAAGATTATTAGAGGAACTTCAACTAGCATAGACAAGACAAACCCGATGAGTTTAACGTGGTTTGTCACCTAACTAAcaactagaagaaaaaaaaaacaaacaaacaaacataatAAAATGCTTAGGTCGGGCTGGAGCATATtacctcccaaaaaaaaaaggattattaAAACAAAAGCAAACTAGGGTAAATTAAACAATAGCCCACAAAGCCTAATGGGAAAGATAAAGCCCCAAGCCTAACAGATCTGGCCCAATCCAATCCCAGCATTCACTCCCATATGCCAAGAGTCGCCGCACGCCGTCACAACTCCACCGCTGCCACAACTACACAAGACGATGCCACCTCGATTCCACCGCCCAGAAACAGCAACATAACTTGTGCAGCAATTCCAAAAACCAAAGCAAATCCAGAAAACTTGTGCGCCGGACCTCCAACTATTTATACGATACTGCTATCGCTGTTGCTACCTCCTGGAAAGAATTTAAAACCAACCCCAGCCATGTCGCCAATCGTCGTCCCTTGCACCGACTTCATAAAAGCCTTGCCTCTGAGAAGCTTCGAACTAGAACTCAATCTTAGTCATTCACTGTTACATTCAAGCCCATCAAACCGACAAGATAGGAGCAAAAGTACAATTCCCGTCCTGCAGCAAACAACGACAACTACAAAAGCACAGTCGCCGGCACTGCTTGCCACCAGACGATATCGTTGATCTCGTTTCTTCGCTCCTTGATTCTCTGGCTGCGTTCTCATGACTGACCAAAATACTTCATGACTACCTTCTCTTAATGATAGTATAGATTAATTATGAGTAAAGTATTTAGGTCGATTGGGTGGATCTTGCTCCATTTTTTCCACTTCCCCTGTGTAATAAttctttaaattttatttatgaaaaaaatattttttagataaaaaaatattttttttaatattattatttttcatataaattttagattttaaaaCTTTCTCTTAAGAGGGAAGAAAATATTTAGTGGGCCCTTATGCTGAAATAATATCTCAAAGTAACCTTACAAGTAATTGGCTCCAAAACTTTTTTCCACTTTCTTTCTATAATAAttctttaaattttatttattaaaaaaaaattatattaatctCTTTTacgaaaattttaaaattttcccGCGAAATGAGTCATTTGCAGAAAACAAATGATGAAATAATAGAAACTCTAGCTAAAAGCCCACCCAATGGCCGAAGCGGCTTGTTAGTATGGGAACGGCCATGAAGTGGCTCATACCCATCACTTCCGCAAATCCATGCTCTCCCTCCAAGATTCTGTCAATGTTCGGAAGAGAGAGCATGAGTAGAGGGCGACCACAAAAGCCCTTCTCGTCTGGAGGACTCGGTCTGGTCCGACTCCAGAAGGAAGGGGTTCGAGGAAGGGTCTTTGGCCTCAAAGTGGCTTTCATCCCTTCCCCGATTCGCTTCGCGTGTAGGATCCTAACAAAGATGATCTCGCATGATCGTGGATCCCATACTAATGGAGCTCCCCGTGCTTCTTTTCCCCTGAAAGCCTATACATTCCATCCAGACTTTCAGAAGGCcgaaacaaggggttgcctgagattacgccataaggcctaacccaGGCTTAAGGTTatgccataaagcctaaaatttagaggctaaaggccatttcatgaggggaagatttatgaagaaggagaaagggaagcaaggactgaaaggccatttcttgaatatttcagaaaatttgttgtgagtattccttgcccaaaatacaactatttatagGGACTTTAGGCAAATCCCCACCCTTGGatgaagctcaatttcaaaactGATGTCAGTAAATtgagattagtgattccaaatctcgaGAAAAAGGGACTAAGTAGCACGTGAGGAGACCAAACGGTTTTCGAGGAGGGTAGTCTATTTTCTGCGCAAACACGCCAAAGAAACTACTACTACTATACAAGGCTACAGAGGTTGGCCCGCGAAGCTCAATTTCAAGCAAAGTTCCTCCACGCGAAGGTTCGCCGCAATGGCACTAGCTTCGGCCTGAGTGGCCCGTTCTCTGACACGGGCTAGGTTGcggcccatttcttcagaagcagCCAAAGGTTCATTGAGTTGGGCTTCTTCTGTAGCAATCACATTCTCAACAGAAGCTAAACGGGCTTGGAGGTCCTTGATCTGAAGTTTGAAGTCGGacctttggatttgtagttcccGTAGGCGGATGGCTCGCTCATTTAAAATACCGCGGGAGATGTCCATTTCTCGGGTGAGGCTATTCAAAGCCTCTCGAGCGTCGCGAGCCTATGCGTTCGGGCCGATTGACGTCAGCGGGCCCTACCAAGCTCATTTAGCAGAACGTCAATGGCACTAAATTGCCGCAGGGTCAATGCCTTCTCCTGGCAAAGATACCTTAGGGCTTCTAAGACTCGCGGGAGGACGCTAGGCTCCAATACCCAAGGACCCAGATGTTCGTGAAATACCATCTTAGCCTCATCCACAGCAAAAGGAGGAGTTACCTCCAACACCCTCATCAATCTCTTGAATCtggtaggaggaggaggaggcggcgaAGGCACCATAGGATCACGAACCACTAATGCAAAAGGGTGGACAACTTCCTCAGTTTCTTTATCTTCAACAGGTTGGTCTGTCCCTTCAACCGCGGGAGAATCTGGGAACTCAACTCGCGGCTCACCATGGGCAAGTGGAGCAGATTCAAGCATAGAGCCCTCAACTTCGACGACTGTCTCATTTGTTCGCGAGACTTGGGGAGCACCACCATCGTCCgcatcattttccatctctgggGGGACTGTCCTGGCGATAGGACCCTTAGCGTTTGTAGCCAACTCCTCGGTACAAACAGAATCCTGGTCAGGTTCAGAAATGTCAAAgagcgggtttggatctaaaaggaaatggaaaGCATTGGCCAACAATGGCTTACCTCTCGAGCTGTCGAGTCAATATCTGGTACG belongs to Rosa chinensis cultivar Old Blush chromosome 4, RchiOBHm-V2, whole genome shotgun sequence and includes:
- the LOC112198178 gene encoding UDP-glycosyltransferase 89A2, encoding MSISGDQTHRHPHLLVYPYPAQGHMLPLLDLTNQLALRALTITIVITPKNLPTLTPLLSAHPSIQTLVLPFPSHPKIPPGVENVKDIGTHGNLAVINALANLHDPIIQWFKSHPNPPVALISDFFLGYTLRLADHLKIPRITFFSSGAFLASIQEYCWRNLDLVQSSSVIDFPYVPRSPSLKKEHVPSIVLAHRGTDPESELLTVSMLANTDSWGCVFNTFQDLEGEYLDHLKRRMGHNRVYSVGPLSLIGAGDGGLDQGNLDTGSGGDLMAWLDRCPDGSVLYVCFGSQKLLNSKQMEALASGLERSGVRFVWAVKTGSAQEAKDGYGVVPEGFEERVAGRGWLVKGWAPQVLILGHRAMGGFVSHCGWNSVLEAIVGGVLILGWPMEADQFVNVKLLVEDMGVAVQVCEVASGVPDPAQLGKVIAESLSGDSAEKVRAKELRDKAFAAVRDGGSSSNDLDELVKELSQL